A single region of the Cucumis melo cultivar AY chromosome 3, USDA_Cmelo_AY_1.0, whole genome shotgun sequence genome encodes:
- the LOC103488150 gene encoding E3 ubiquitin-protein ligase WAV3 — MGTGWRKAFCTTISRDSESNHVSEKQRSSATPNPSPRSCVRLGFFSNPSTPRMQSHQPLSSPGLRCRTAQDATVNQSPTLHCKTSSSSSSTPKSAKSQRGILGSNPSSPRSPLKLSLFKNSFKFRSSCGICLNSVKTGHGTAIYTAECGHAFHFPCIAAHVRNHASLVCPVCNTTWKDVPLLAAHKNLGPLTQHDPKPKIEDKTMIESSPRAVKTKLNPKEKELRSYDDDEPLLSPTSGGRIIPIPEADENQDDGEEFQGFFVDPKPPSSSVKSSIQRTNVQVRLLPETALISSGHTHETYAVALKVKAPPPHPARNRANANLLDPSRRAPIDLVTVLDVSGSMTGPKLMMLKRAMRLVISSLGSSDRLAIVAFSATPKRVLPLRRMTAQGQRAARHVIDTLVCSQGTSVGEALRKATKVLEDRRERNPVASIMLLSDGQDERIQSNQRQVTRHESSTRFAHIEIPVHAFGFGKSGGYCQEPAEDAFAKCVSGLLSVVVQDLRIQLGFSTGSSPVVISAIYSCTGRPTVCSLGSVRLGDLYAEEERELLVELKIPTSASGTHHVMTMQCLYKDPSTQEVVYSREQDILIARPTAVGSSTPKIERLRDMFITTRAVAESRRLIEYEDHTSAHHLLASARALLIQSGSPSSDVYVRELEVELAELHWRRQQQFELHQQQQQQQLQQQQVLVTTTPRRRGGDKENPTMVDENGEPLTPTSAWRAAEKLARVAIMKKSLTSRVGDLHGFENARF, encoded by the exons ATGGGTACTGGTTGGAGGAAAGCGTTTTGTACTACCATTTCTCGAGATTCAGAATCTAATCATGTTTCTGAGAAACAGAGGAGCTCTGCTACTCCTAATCCCAGTCCTAGAAGCTGTGTTCGATTGGGTTTCTTCAGTAACCCTTCTACTCCTCGGATGCAATCTCATCAACCATTGAGTAGTCCAGGTCTTCGTTGCCGTACTGCTCAAGATGCCACTGTTAATCAAAGTCCCACTCTTCATTGCAAAACctcatcttcctcttcatcaACCCCTAAATCTGCTAAATCCCAACGAGGGATTTTGGGTTCGAATCCTTCTTCTCCTCGTTCCCCTCTTAAACTCTCTCTTTTCAAGAACAGCTTTAAGTTCAGA AGTAGCTGTGGAATTTGTTTGAATAGCGTGAAAACAGGGCATGGGACGGCGATTTACACGGCGGAATGTGGGCATGCGTTTCATTTTCCTTGTATTGCCGCTCATGTCAGAAACCATGCCTCTCTTGTTTGCCCTGTCTGCAACACCACATGGAAGGACGTTCCTCTGCTCGCCGCCCATAAGAATTTGGGCCCATTGACCCAACACGATCCCAAACCCAAGATTGAAGATAAAACCATGATTGAATCTTCCCCCAGAGCCGTTAAAACCAAACTAAAcccaaaagaaaaggaattgAGATCCTATGATGACGATGAGCCTCTTTTGTCTCCAACCTCTGGTGGCCGGATTATCCCAATCCCTGAAGCCGACGAGAACCAAGACGATGGGGAGGAATTTCAAGGCTTTTTCGTTGACCCAAAGCCGCCTTCCAGTTCGGTTAAATCTTCAATTCAGAGGACCAATGTACAGGTTCGACTCCTCCCTGAAACGGCGTTGATTTCATCTGGACACACCCACGAGACCTACGCAGTGGCTCTGAAAGTAAAAGCACCGCCGCCACATCCGGCTAGAAACAGAGCAAATGCCAATTTATTAGACCCATCCCGCCGTGCGCCGATTGATTTAGTGACAGTGCTGGATGTAAGCGGAAGCATGACGGGGCCGAAATTAATGATGCTGAAGCGTGCCATGCGATTGGTTATTTCGTCGTTAGGCTCATCGGACCGCCTCGCCATCGTTGCTTTCTCTGCCACTCCTAAAAGGGTGTTGCCGTTGAGGAGAATGACGGCTCAAGGCCAACGCGCTGCCCGGCACGTGATTGACACTCTGGTCTGCAGCCAAGGAACGAGCGTGGGAGAGGCTTTGAGAAAAGCCACAAAAGTACTCGAGGACCGGCGAGAGAGAAACCCAGTAGCTAGCATCATGCTTTTGTCAGACGGCCAAGATGAACGGATCCAGTCAAATCAACGGCAGGTGACACGACACGAGTCATCTACACGGTTCGCCCACATAGAAATCCCGGTTCATGCATTTGGGTTCGGGAAGAGCGGTGGATACTGTCAAGAACCGGCGGAGGACGCATTTGCAAAATGTGTAAGTGGATTATTAAGCGTGGTGGTTCAAGATCTCCGTATTCAACTCGGGTTCTCAACCGGTTCATCTCCGGTTGTGATCTCCGCTATTTATTCATGTACCGGGAGGCCCACGGTTTGCAGTTTGGGTTCGGTCCGGCTTGGAGATTTATACGCCGAGGAAGAAAGGGAATTACTCGTAGAGTTGAAGATTCCAACCTCGGCTTCTGGGACCCACCACGTGATGACGATGCAATGTCTTTACAAAGACCCATCCACACAAGAAGTAGTGTACAGCCGAGAACAAGACATCCTCATTGCACGACCCACAGCCGTTGGATCATCCACTCCTAAGATCGAACGGCTTAGAGACATGTTCATAACTACTCGCGCTGTGGCGGAATCCAGGAGATTGATCGAGTACGAAGACCATACGAGCGCTCATCATTTACTCGCCTCGGCGCGTGCATTACTAATCCAATCCGGATCACCGAGTTCTGACGTGTACGTGCGGGAGCTGGAAGTTGAGCTGGCGGAACTCCATTGGCGAAGGCAACAACAATTCGAATTACatcagcagcagcagcagcagcagctgCAGCAACAACAAGTTTTAGTGACAACAACGCCACGAAGGCGAGGGGGTGATAAGGAAAATCCGACCATGGTGGATGAAAACGGAGAGCCGTTAACACCGACGTCGGCGTGGAGGGCGGCGGAGAAGCTTGCCAGAGTGGCGATTATGAAAAAATCGTTGACTAGTAGAGTGGGGGATTTACACGGCTTTGAAAATGCGAGATTCTAG